One window from the genome of Solea solea chromosome 2, fSolSol10.1, whole genome shotgun sequence encodes:
- the LOC131475233 gene encoding dual specificity protein phosphatase 19-like: MQSLKREIQSFSRTRLRKQCTRVTSLSGRRIIETWKGSTITVVEDSAPTEKMLGYVPDTSWDLQVGVVKPFLLLVILDYIQIKGVVLVHCNTGVSRAPSVVIAYLMSRDGRSFDDALSLVRSARPASSPNPGFLDQLKSFRTETAANGSRP, from the exons ATGCAGTCGCTGAAGCGGGAGATCCAGAGTTTCTCTCGGACTCGGCTGAGGAAACAGTGCACGCGCGTGACGTCGCTGAGCGGCCGACGCATCATCGAGACCTGGAAAGGTTCCACCATCACTGTGGTGGAAGACTCCGCCCCCACAGAGAAGATGCTGGGATACGTCCCCGACACTTCCTGGGACCTGCAGGTGGGCGTGGTCAAACCCTTCCTGCTGCTGg TCATCCTGGATTACATCCAGATT AAAGGCGTGGTTCTGGTCCACTGTAACACCGGCGTGTCCCGGGCACCGTCTGTGGTCATCGCCTACCTGATGTCACGTGACGGTCGGTCTTTCGACGACGCCCTCTCATTGGTCAGATCGGCTCGGCCCGCCTCCTCGCCCAACCCCGGCTTCCTGGATCAGCTGAAAAGCTTCAGAACAGAGACGGCGGCGAACGGATCCAGAccctga